A window of the Lactuca sativa cultivar Salinas chromosome 7, Lsat_Salinas_v11, whole genome shotgun sequence genome harbors these coding sequences:
- the LOC111909517 gene encoding uncharacterized protein LOC111909517 — translation MRVYTEHGETKLLTYFMNPKPVRKVTIVQIYEINENDDNENPTAEVQDLPSPPRSSPIEVEVQPLHVEVHDRQNELIANDFMEAAIEFDIGLYQTILQSNADVHEQVQVEVEEHVQDEVEEHAQVEVEENVEDELELDHRHEAAMEDNLDNYKDNYIDNNMDDYMETEMEHDNGSNSDGEDGSISNRGEGSHYDEEDDSEDSEDYEDSDWVDEENIIPEVEVDMRDFHMSIDNEVEFFEKRLRNSMGKDRNQEHEDTKLDVIDNDEWYSADDDSEMGKKR, via the coding sequence ATGAGGGTATATACTGAACATGGTGAGACAAAGTTACTTACCTACTTTATGAATCCTAAACCTGTTAGGAAGGTAACTATTGTACAAATATatgaaataaatgaaaatgatgataATGAAAACCCCACAGCTGAGGTACAAGATTTACCAAGCCCACCTAGATCATCCCCTATTGAGGTTGAGGTACAACCATTACATGTCGAGGTTCATGATAGACAAAACGAGCTTATTGCGAATGACTTTATGGAGGCAGCTATAGAATTTGATATTGGTTTGTATCAAACGATATTACAATCAAATGCAGATGTTCATGAACAAGTACAAGTAGAAGTGGAAGAACATGTTCAAGATGAAGTCGAAGAACATGCACAAGTAGAAGTAGAAGAAAATGTAGAAGATGAATTGGAACTGGATCATAGACATGAGGCTGCCATGGAAGATAACTTGGATAATTACAAGGATAATTACATAGACAACAACATGGATGATTACATGGAGACTGAAATGGAGCATGATAATGGGAGCAATTCTGACGGAGAAGATGGGAGCATATCTAATAGGGGAGAGGGTAGTCACTATGATGAGGAAGATGACAGTGAGGATAGTGAGGATTATGAGGATAGTGATTGGGTGGATGAGGAGAATATCATTCCTGAAGTTGAAGTGGATATGAGGGATTTCCACATGAGCATTGACAATGAAGTAGAGTTTTTTGAGAAAAGACTAAGGAATAGCATGGGGAAAGATAGAAATCAGGAGCATGAAGATACGAAATTGGATGTTATTGACAATGATGAATGGTATTCAGCAGATGATGATTCTGAGATGGGCAAGAAGAGATGA